Proteins from a single region of Hordeum vulgare subsp. vulgare chromosome 6H, MorexV3_pseudomolecules_assembly, whole genome shotgun sequence:
- the LOC123402020 gene encoding uncharacterized protein LOC123402020: MATRCFFPRDAVAGRHQSKAAEEALEQLHHGGRVLSREEVGGAVRVKIVVSKRELKKMVAALGTGAEAAAAASADRRSRQRAAGGGGATDAEQRLQSLRRRSMRRAAEETRRMQASGEWEPGLQSIPEEVY; encoded by the coding sequence ATGGCGACCAGGTGCTTCTTCCCCAGGGACGCGGTGGCCGGGCGGCACCAGTCCAAGGCGGCCGAGGAGGCGCTCGAGCAGCTGCACCACGGGGGGCGCGTCCTGTCCCGGGAGGAGGTGGGCGGCGCGGTGCGCGTCAAGATCGTGGTCAGCAAGCGCGAGCTCAAGAAGATGGTGGCCGCCCTCGGCACCGGcgccgaggcggcggcggcggcgtctgcGGACCGCCGCAGCCGCCAGCgcgcggcgggcggcggcggcgccacgGACGCCGAGCAGAGGCTGCAGTCGCTCCGGCGGCGCAGCATGCGGAGGGCCGCCGAGGAGACCAGGCGGATGCAGGCGAGCGGGGAGTGGGAGCCCGGCCTTCAGAGCATCCCCGAGGAAGTTTACTGA